In Melospiza melodia melodia isolate bMelMel2 unplaced genomic scaffold, bMelMel2.pri scaffold_18, whole genome shotgun sequence, the following are encoded in one genomic region:
- the LOC134433463 gene encoding olfactory receptor 14A2-like: LLGSRACAHMAAAAWASGFPYSLLHTANTFSLPLCHGNALGQFFCEIPHILKLSCSHSNLRELGLLAVGVCLSFGCFVFMVFSYVQIFRAVLRIPSEQGQHKAFSTCLPHLAVVSLFISTATFAYLKPPSISSPSLDVALSVLYSVVPPVLNPLIYSLRNQELKAAVWRLMTGCFQEH, encoded by the coding sequence ctcctgggcagcagagcttgtgcccacatggcagcagctgcctgggccagtggctttccctattcactgctgcacacagccaatacattttccctgcccctgtgccatggcaatgccctgggccagttcttctgtgaaatcccacacatcctcaagctctcctgctcacactcaaacctcagggaactgggacttcttgctgttggtgtctgtttaagttttggctgttttgtgttcatggttttctcctatgtgcagatcttcagggccgtgctgaggatcccatctgagcagggacagcacaaagccttttccacctgcctccctcacctggctgtggtctccctgttcatcagcacagccacatttgcctacctgaagcccccctccatctcctccccatccctggatgtggccctgtcagttctgtactcagtggtgcctccagtcctgaaccctctcatctacagcctgaggaaccaggagctcaaggctgcagtgtggagactgatgactggatgctttcaggaacattaa